Within Salvia splendens isolate huo1 chromosome 21, SspV2, whole genome shotgun sequence, the genomic segment GTGAAGTTTGATTAGTTGACTATCAAAACAAGATTGTTTtggttatttatttaataattcgGAATTTAGTTATAGTTCGTGGATTTATTATTTAAGGCCAATTGGCGTTTTATtgaatttcttgtttttttttatatactttttAGTTTCATAGTGAAACTGAAATCAATTGAGGATTTCTCTTGAAATGAAGCTAGATTTTGATCTttaaatatagtactccatattattGGATAAGTGTTTGTGGTTATAAGATATGTCTACTTTTGAGGATTGGtctaaataaatgaaaatggttTAGATTAATCGTTTATTAAAATAGATTgagattttgggattaatttcttAAAGTTCATGTTAATTCATAATGTTTGAATTTATTTTGCttgattcatattttatttcggGAAAGTATTATAGGAAGGTATTAGGGAAGTCCTGATAATTAtgataaaatattcaataattcattttaataatCATGAATATGAATTTCCTTGATATAATGATTTTTTACTAGTATCCTACAATCTACATATATCACGTGATTCACATGAGCACTAAGCAATTTTTGGGTTATTGGCATATTATTCAGCATATGCTGCTGCTGAATAATATGCTAAAATAATTATTCCtaccacttttttttatttgtattgatCTAAATGAGACCAGATTATTCTACAAGGAATCTCGTGTGTTTTAGAACAAGGTATGTGCCTTTATTCTTGGACATTTTCAAGAGTTTTTCACGAGATAGGAAATGGAAAGTATTTAGACCTAGCTAGAAATGATACCTTTGAATGATTGGTTGGGCCTGCCCATGTCAATATGTTAATTGTTGGGCCTAATAGGATCGTTCAATTCCTATAAAACATATTCCTAAATTATTGAGCTTAGAAGAAGAGGCAAAATTGGAACAAAAATATCATTGATcctcaaaaatagaaatatgtcaAGTTGCGAAATGACAAATGAGAAATTTGTGAAAAGTTACAATCCCATTACGTATATAAGCCGAAACATCTCTCGATTGATTTTCAACTTAGCAAGGCGGCCATACTCTCTTCACCTAAACTGGAATTAAATTTAGGGGCACTTTCTAAAAGGTAAGAATTTTTAAACTATGCCCAAATTGATTTTCATATAGACTATACTAAAGTCTTGGCAAAGAGTGATTCTCTTTGAATGTTAGAGAGAATGTGTGGAAAACTACATAACTTAGAAACTAACTTATGGCATtaatttgaagaagaagaaaatacaTTACACAAAAAGTGAAATTTTGTGGCCACACCTAAATAAGCAAGaaacaaatactactacaaTACTAGACATGGTAGGGATGTTTTTATTTAAAGCATAGATTCAAATAAATATCACACAAGACATCCCAAATCTTCAAACTTAGTAGCCCTTGTAGGTATTGCAAGACTCAAAATTCTTGTGCCTTTTCTTGATAAATCCATCAGCTTCCATATCAATGGTCCTCTCCTCACACACTTGATGTTTGCCGCCGTTCCCATCAACTTCAACACGCTCTTCACTCTCCGTGAAGTGCACTTTCTTGTGCACAACGGGAGCctgttgttgttgttgctgctgctgctgatggTGGAAGATCATGGTGGCAGGAGCTTTGTGCATCTTGTTGATGTCATCAAAGAACTCATCAATGGAGGGCATGGAGTTCCCTCCATAGTAGTAGAGACTTGTCATATGATTTTTTGGCTTTTGTTTGAGGAAATGTGATCAAAGATATTTGGGTTTTATAGCTAAGGGGGGAGATACTTTTATTCCATTTGGAGATATATGGCTTAGGTTTGTGATGAATCAGATGCTTCTCTTTAAGTCAGTTTCAAATATTTGCTTTTTTTAATAGTGGTTTATCTTGAAAAATTAGTCCAATGCATGTTGGTGATATTGATATGGAAAACAGAGTGAATCTTGCTTTGTTATTTATGGCTGGAATTGGAAATAAAGATGAGTTGATAGTTTATATAAATACACACGGAGTAGTATATTTGAAAGAATGAAGTTTGGAAACATGAAGTTACATTTTTGCCATATTCCTCCCTTTTCTTATTCAAGTTGATTCATCGATTTTAGGCTAATTTTATTGACATACCAAGTATTGATCGACTGGAATAATCAATTTGGATCGAAATCGCTTTTTCTAGTATTCGAAATATAACCACCTCTCTCGGAATGGACCGAAACCAACATAGTACATGCTATAATTCTTGGAACTGCCGTCACTgataagagcattagcaatggggcgccctaaggcgcgccctatggtgcgcccgtcagcagttttatcctcctacctccccacatgcagtggggcgccctaaggtgcgccctatggcgcgccacatcatcattttattattttgtttaattaatttaaataacaaacggtgaagtattaataaaaaaaagttacatcattgaactaataaaaaaaaactaagtcggaccaattcccaacttccgacgcagctcatcgagcaacgcccggagatattcggcttcgtcgggtgtcgaacgaacgataatcgccgggttctgtacccggccaatgcgcccctgtgctaaacgtaggactattggggcttgaatccatttcgtagtaattatgtaattgtaagtttcgaaaatgaaatcgagtgaaatgaaatgttacaaatgaacgtatttataaaaaaacaaaaccgcgtgccatcgtccgcggttgatcgtcagcgacctccacaatggggcggacgatggccatcgtccgcggccatcgtccgcgacagccgcaatggggcggacgatggcgcggacgatggtcatcgcccgcgctatcctccgcgaccgaagtatagggcgcgactatcgtccgcgccctatggcgcgcacctgcaatgggtgcggacgatggatggcgctgacgatgcgcgccatcgggcgtgccatcgtccgcccattgcggatgccctgaGCTACCAATTTTGGCCCAACATTGAGAAGAGTAAAAAAACTTGGGAAATTGGTTAtaacaaaacacaaaaacattgaAAAAGTCGATAAGTAACATGGAAAAAACGTCCAAAACCAAAATTGAAACtgtaatttcattttctccGTATGAAAATAGCTTTGGTTGGCAACAAACTCAACAAAGCAAACAAAATGGTATTCGCCCTTTCAATTTTTCCCTCCCATTTTCCAACGACAAAAACCGCCATTCCCAAATTCCCAGCAAATCCGAAAACCTTCATTCttgaaaaatgcaaaacaaCCAAAGACTTCAACCAAGTCCACGCCAGCTTCATCAAAACCCGCCTCTTCCACCAcccggcggcggcggagccCCTCCTCGAGGCGGCGGCCCTCCTCCTCCCCGACTCCACCGTCGACTACGCTTTCTCGATCTTCCGCAAACTCGAACACCCCGACGCCTCAGCTTACAATATCATGATAAGGGGCTTCACTAAAGAGCAATCTCCTCAAAAATCAATTGTTTTATTCAGGCAAATGATCGAACAGTTGGTGCGCCCGGATCCGTTCACATACTCCGGCATTCTGAAGGCGATTTCGAAGCTCGGGGCTTTGAAGGAAGGCGAGCAGATCCATGCCCACGTTTTGAAATCAATGGAAAAGTTTGACCGTTCGGAATTTGTTGAGAATTCATTGGTTTACATGTATGCGAGCTGCGGTCAGCTCCAATCAGCTCGGACGGAGTTCGATGAAATGTCAGAGAGAAGCCTCGTCGCTTGGAGCTCGATGTTTTCCGGTTATGTTCGGTGTGGGAATTGGTTAGAAGTTGTGGGATTGTTTagaaaaatgagaggaatgggTATTTATTTCAATGAAACGACTTTGATTAGTGTATTGAAAGCATGTGGGAGGCTTGGTGATTTGGAGTTGGGAGAGTGGATTCATGAGCATGCTGTTGCTAATGGGCTCATGAAAAATGATAACTTGATCACTTCTCTTGTTGATATGTATGCAAAGTGTGGTCGTTTGGGAACGGCGAGGCGCTTGTTCGATAGCATGTCTAGTAAAGATGTTGTTGCTTGGAGCGCCATGATCTCTGGCTATAGTCACTCGGACCAGCGAAGGGAGGCTCTCGCTCTATTCCACGAGATGCAGAAAGCGAATGTGAAACCGAACGAGGTGACAATGATCAGTGTGCTTTCTTGTTGTGGGGTTCTTGGAGCTCTGGAGACCGGAAAATGGGTGCATTCTTACATAAAAAGGAAGAATTTGAAACTCACTGTCAATCTCTCAACTGCTCTAGTTGATTTCTACGCGAAATGTGGTTGCATGGATATAGCCCTCGAGGTGTTCCACGCAACGCCTTCTAAAAGCGTGTGGACGTGGACAGCATTGATCCAAGGTCTTGCTAGTAACGGGAGGGGCGAGACGGCTCTCGAATACTTCAACCTGATGGTTGAGGAGAATGTCGAGCCAAATGAGGTGACATTCATCGGCGTGCTCAGTGCTTGCAACCACGCGGGCTTGGTTGATCAAGGGCACGCCTACTTGGCTAGGATGAGCCAAGATTTTGGGATCAAGCCAAAAGTCGAGCATTATGGTTGCGTGGTGGATATGCTTGGCCGGGCAGGGCTAATCGAGGACGCGCACGACCTCATCACGAAGATGCCCTTCAAGCCGAACACAGTGATATGGAGAACTCTGCTTGCTTCGTGCAGGCTGCACAAGAAGCCCGAGATCGCAGAGGAGGCACTGAAGCAGGTCGCGAGGCTGGAGCCCATGCACAGCGGGGACTACATACTCCTTGCAGACGCGTACGCGTCTGCAGGGAGGCTGGGGGACGCCACGAAGGTGAGGGATAAGATGAAGAAGATGGGAgtcgagaagaagaagagccCGGGGTGCAGCTACATCGAGGTTGGTGGCGTGGTGCACGAGTTTCTGGCGGAGGACAAGGGGCACCCGGAGGTGTTCGAGGCGGTGCACGAGGTGATGGAGAGGATCAAGAGGGGAGGGTACGAGCCGGATTCTACGCAGGggagggcggaggcggagggaGAGGGTGATAAGGAGGCTTCTGTTGCTCATCATAGTGAGAAGTTGGCTATGGCGTTTGGGATTATAAGGCCAGGTGAGGGAACTACGGTCAGAGTGTACAAGAATCTTAGGATGTGTAGTGACTGTCACAATGCTGCCAAGGTTATCTCTAGTGTTTATAGGAGAGACATTGTTGTTAGAGATAGAAGTCGTTTCCATCACTTCAAAGATGGATCTTGCTCTTGTCATGATTTTTGGTGATGTATGAAAGTTTTGATGCAATTTGCTTTGTAGCTATTGATCTTGTTTTGTAACGATTAATATCCCAATGATCCACCAATCACAGATCAGAGTCTAAAACAAAGCTAGCACAGCAAATGTATCCTCAATGTTTTAAAAGtacacaaacaaaaagaaacaaaataggCAAAATATCCGTTTCTCTCTGGTTTCTTGTCATTATGCCTCGATCATGTGTTTGTGGAAAGTAGATGCTTACGGCGTATCCAGGAGAGAAAAGTCACAGCTGCTGGTTCAGGTAAGGGTCCTCGTTCGATTTCCCCGTGCTTCCAAAGTATCCCGAAACAGCACCTCTCAGCCAGGTGGTGCTTCGAGTAAACAAACTTGCCTGTGGCTGCTCTTGCACTGGGGTCATGCTCTTCTGTTGTTCCTCTAGCAATATATCAGCCCAACGTTTCGCCATGTAACCCTTGATCGCTACAACTCCTGCAGCCACAGTCTCCTTTGGAGGTATCGTAAGAGGGTTGTGCTCTACGTTGAGCTTAGCCAGATTCATGAGCCGCCCAAAGGCGTCGGGCAATGCATGAATCTGGTTGTTGCTCAGATCAAGTTCTTTGAGGTTGATAAGGTCAGAAATTGTCTCAGGGATCTCAGTCAGGTCATTGAAGTTGCTACTGAGATTCAGAATCTCGAGATTTGTCAGTTTCCCGATCGTAGGTGGAAGCCCACCTAGCTCATTGAAATGCAAGTCCAGATGCTGCAAGGACTTCATCTCGCCTATAGACGTCGGCAGGGAGCGGATCTTGTTCAGATTCACCGAGAGACGTCTAAGATTCACGAGTTCGAAGCCAATATTGGTCGGTAGGTAGGTGAGTTTGTTGAAACTTGCATCCAACTGCTCTAATGACCTGGCAAATGTAAGGAAACTCAGCAGCATGCTATGAAGTTAAAGTTTTCATCTCCTATGCTAAATAAGCAAACCTGCAGTGAGAAATGCTGTCGGGCAGGGCGTGAAGCTTGTTTCTAGAAACATTCAAGATTCGCAACTTAAACAACAGACCAATGGAATCAGGCAACGACACCAAAAGGTTTTCTGAAAGATTGAGAGTGTCGAGATTTTCCAGTCCGGCAATCGAATCAGGAAGTGCCTGCTTTTGTTAGAATATAGAGCCAAATGTTAACATCTAAACTCATAAAGCTGTTTTCCATTTCAGATCAAACACTCGCTGTTAAAATAGTATAAATGCACAAGATGATATTTATACTTCAATATTGGATCTTTAAATAGAAAGCACATAAACTCCACTCACATCTAATCTTTTCACAGATGTGTTGTAAAAAATCCCTTGTGACATAATAGCATATTGCAAAGCATACTCACAAAAGTTACAAACTAGAAAGCAGAGCATACAAGATCAATAGATAATCAAATCTTCAAATCTCAAGTCAGTTTATTGAATTAGACAAAATCTAGAGCACAATAAGTATCCACAATTTTCACATTCTTATCATTATTGCAAAAGTACTATTAGATTATGATGAATTAATACTCCATTGATGTATCTCCAGTTTAAGTCAAACTTAATGGATATTGATGCAACAGTCCATTCATATcaccaatgttatcaaatagcggatatggcggctccatggcgctatggcatggcgttcgggggtggaaacgccatagcaccaTTTCGCTGTCATAGCACCAGCATATccgacatttgacaacattgcgtgtgtactgcatttaggaatagggcattatgcaagaaacatggtggttagagtggtatattatgctttattaattgtttaaagtgttttagatgttatatttttaatatttttaatttttgaattatatataaatatataagtattattttatttatttaatttttgaccgccatatccgccatactaatacgccatatccctgtggcggtttttaggcaaaccgccataagccgccatacgagattgataacattgcaTATCACAGATTCACAGTTAAGTAAACCATATtcagaaaatgaaaattgatcaACTAGGAATCAAATTCAAACCCAATTTTCAATAGCAATCACAAAATCAAACGGTTCAAATATGCAATCTCAATATTCATAATATCCAAGGTAGAATACTATCCCTATTTACTGTTAGCTATCATCTCTCACCACATTCATAAAATGAAAATGCACGAAATTTAAACACGATTCTCAATAGCAAtcacaaaaacaaacaattcaaatatgtaatCTCAAAATTAATACGATCCAAGGTAGAATTGTATCCCTAACCTCGAGCTGGTTATTCGACAGATCGAGCAAAACCAATGAATTCAACCTCCCAAACGCCTCCGGCAAAATCCTCAACTTCCTCCCAGACAATTCAACACTCTCAATCACTTTCCCCAATTCCGCATCCTTCAAAATCCCCACCACTTCCTCATCCAATTCACCCTTCTCCAAACCCTTCCCCTCGCCGCCTTCCTCCTCATTCAGCTCCTCCCCAGCCACCGCCGCCTCGTAAATCCTCTCCAGCCTCCGCTCCGCATCACTCAGCATCTTCTCATACTTCTCGTGCATTTCGTCCAGATCGATCACCGCCTTATAAATCTCGTAATCCTCGGCTCTCTTCTCCGGCGTCAACGAGGTGTCGGCCTCGATCTCCGCCAGCCTCAGCCGCGCCAGGTCAACGGCCTCGTGATCGGGTCGGGTCCCCAGGATCCGCAGCGCGGATCGGGTATGCGCGACGCCGGTGACGGCTTCGCCCATGGTGGCGATGAGCTTGCGGTTTTTCAGGTACGGCATACTCGCGGAGGCCTCGAATTGTGGCTCATTGGGGGAGAAGTTCGGCACCGGCTGATTCTCGATGTCGAAATCTTCGCCGGTGGAGGCGCCGGCG encodes:
- the LOC121785336 gene encoding pentatricopeptide repeat-containing protein At1g08070, chloroplastic-like produces the protein MVFALSIFPSHFPTTKTAIPKFPANPKTFILEKCKTTKDFNQVHASFIKTRLFHHPAAAEPLLEAAALLLPDSTVDYAFSIFRKLEHPDASAYNIMIRGFTKEQSPQKSIVLFRQMIEQLVRPDPFTYSGILKAISKLGALKEGEQIHAHVLKSMEKFDRSEFVENSLVYMYASCGQLQSARTEFDEMSERSLVAWSSMFSGYVRCGNWLEVVGLFRKMRGMGIYFNETTLISVLKACGRLGDLELGEWIHEHAVANGLMKNDNLITSLVDMYAKCGRLGTARRLFDSMSSKDVVAWSAMISGYSHSDQRREALALFHEMQKANVKPNEVTMISVLSCCGVLGALETGKWVHSYIKRKNLKLTVNLSTALVDFYAKCGCMDIALEVFHATPSKSVWTWTALIQGLASNGRGETALEYFNLMVEENVEPNEVTFIGVLSACNHAGLVDQGHAYLARMSQDFGIKPKVEHYGCVVDMLGRAGLIEDAHDLITKMPFKPNTVIWRTLLASCRLHKKPEIAEEALKQVARLEPMHSGDYILLADAYASAGRLGDATKVRDKMKKMGVEKKKSPGCSYIEVGGVVHEFLAEDKGHPEVFEAVHEVMERIKRGGYEPDSTQGRAEAEGEGDKEASVAHHSEKLAMAFGIIRPGEGTTVRVYKNLRMCSDCHNAAKVISSVYRRDIVVRDRSRFHHFKDGSCSCHDFW
- the LOC121785337 gene encoding plant intracellular Ras-group-related LRR protein 3-like; the encoded protein is MDPNPNKFPILSYVMTKFPTFNRTSSTAGASTGEDFDIENQPVPNFSPNEPQFEASASMPYLKNRKLIATMGEAVTGVAHTRSALRILGTRPDHEAVDLARLRLAEIEADTSLTPEKRAEDYEIYKAVIDLDEMHEKYEKMLSDAERRLERIYEAAVAGEELNEEEGGEGKGLEKGELDEEVVGILKDAELGKVIESVELSGRKLRILPEAFGRLNSLVLLDLSNNQLEALPDSIAGLENLDTLNLSENLLVSLPDSIGLLFKLRILNVSRNKLHALPDSISHCRSLEQLDASFNKLTYLPTNIGFELVNLRRLSVNLNKIRSLPTSIGEMKSLQHLDLHFNELGGLPPTIGKLTNLEILNLSSNFNDLTEIPETISDLINLKELDLSNNQIHALPDAFGRLMNLAKLNVEHNPLTIPPKETVAAGVVAIKGYMAKRWADILLEEQQKSMTPVQEQPQASLFTRSTTWLRGAVSGYFGSTGKSNEDPYLNQQL